One bacterium genomic region harbors:
- a CDS encoding ABC transporter permease, which yields MREAAALVPTAPAARSEGVHRRSWLRFVRRRTAVAGGIITAIFILATLLGDWIRPYPPTATDYDHTLSPPSFAHLTGTDDFGRDIFSRLIIGSRYSLGMGLVATSVGAALGASWGISSAFYGRAFDNISMRAVDVLLAFPGILLAIAIVAILGPGLVNVVIAVGVFGVPTFARLTRAPALSAMAQEYIQAAHALGAGSVRIMTRHILPSVLPSILVYVSLRIGVTVLTASALSYLGLGVQPPTPEWGAMLANARLFLNVAPHLVLAPGITISLAVLGFNLLGDGVRDALDPRLRT from the coding sequence ATGCGTGAAGCCGCCGCCCTGGTTCCCACCGCCCCCGCGGCGAGGTCCGAGGGCGTCCACCGGCGGTCCTGGCTGCGGTTCGTGCGGCGGCGGACCGCGGTGGCGGGCGGCATCATCACCGCGATCTTCATCCTCGCCACCTTGCTGGGTGACTGGATCCGGCCGTATCCTCCTACCGCCACCGACTACGATCACACGCTGTCTCCGCCGTCTTTCGCGCATCTGACCGGCACCGACGATTTCGGACGGGACATCTTCAGCCGGTTGATCATCGGCTCGCGCTACTCGCTGGGCATGGGCTTGGTGGCGACTTCCGTAGGGGCGGCCCTGGGGGCATCGTGGGGGATCTCCAGTGCCTTCTATGGCCGTGCGTTCGACAACATCTCGATGCGGGCTGTGGACGTGCTGCTGGCGTTCCCCGGGATCCTGCTCGCGATCGCGATTGTGGCGATCCTGGGGCCGGGCCTGGTGAATGTCGTGATCGCGGTCGGGGTGTTTGGCGTCCCGACCTTCGCGCGCCTGACTCGAGCTCCGGCTCTGTCGGCGATGGCTCAGGAGTACATTCAGGCCGCGCACGCATTGGGGGCGGGAAGCGTTCGGATCATGACCCGCCACATCCTGCCGTCGGTCCTGCCCTCGATTCTGGTGTATGTTTCGTTGCGGATCGGTGTGACGGTGCTCACGGCTTCGGCGCTCAGCTACCTCGGCCTCGGCGTTCAGCCCCCGACCCCTGAGTGGGGGGCAATGCTGGCGAACGCGAGGCTGTTCTTGAACGTTGCGCCTCACCTGGTGCTTGCGCCGGGCATCACGATCTCGCTTGCCGTGCTCGGTTTCAATTTGCTCGGCGACGGGGTGCGGGACGCGCTCGATCCTCGTCTCCGGACGTGA